From a region of the Bacteroidia bacterium genome:
- a CDS encoding class I SAM-dependent methyltransferase, producing the protein MNHPIPSALKACLSGDYSISEGNPLTLVFGAKSEVSAAFDKFYLTETKALPDKYHELKQKHSAIGEGYQRMEKITNLILEKLGNDILIIELGGGVFQQRSGWANEKFPNYIPLDISEGNMNRYSDKYTRCSIAANAEKLPFRDKSVDCILTHTFLEHPTHPEKVVREIARVIKPGGWVVHNDAWFCRWWQRYGVVGLKSFSSMNLTEKLIAISATFTEFPLIRIPPVIFQRLFRLLPFSGGGRDLRYTKLKPNYEMQLGCDEDAASSIDPVDVILYYEQSGFGSLYPLGFTRRLFYRNEPVFLVRDRVSGI; encoded by the coding sequence ATGAATCACCCTATCCCTTCCGCCCTTAAAGCATGCCTTTCAGGGGACTATAGCATATCTGAAGGTAACCCTCTCACACTGGTCTTCGGCGCTAAATCAGAAGTGTCAGCGGCGTTTGACAAGTTTTATTTAACAGAAACAAAAGCCCTTCCGGACAAATATCATGAATTGAAACAAAAGCATTCCGCGATCGGTGAAGGATACCAGAGGATGGAAAAGATCACCAATCTTATCCTGGAAAAGCTAGGTAACGATATCCTGATCATTGAGCTTGGCGGAGGTGTGTTTCAGCAAAGGAGCGGGTGGGCCAACGAAAAATTTCCAAATTATATCCCTCTGGATATCTCAGAGGGAAATATGAATAGATACTCTGACAAATATACCCGCTGTTCAATTGCTGCCAACGCGGAAAAGCTTCCTTTTAGGGATAAGAGTGTGGATTGCATTTTAACGCACACTTTTCTTGAACACCCGACTCACCCGGAAAAGGTAGTCCGCGAAATTGCCCGGGTGATTAAACCGGGAGGCTGGGTGGTCCACAACGATGCCTGGTTTTGTCGTTGGTGGCAACGGTACGGGGTGGTAGGACTAAAAAGCTTCTCCTCCATGAACCTGACGGAAAAACTCATTGCCATCTCTGCCACCTTTACTGAATTTCCGTTAATTCGCATACCGCCGGTAATCTTCCAGCGGCTCTTCCGTCTTCTTCCCTTCTCCGGAGGGGGGCGTGACCTTCGGTATACTAAGCTAAAACCGAACTATGAGATGCAACTTGGTTGTGACGAAGACGCAGCCAGTTCAATTGATCCTGTAGACGTGATTCTTTACTATGAACAGAGCGGCTTTGGTTCTCTCTACCCGCTGGGATTCACCCGCAGGTTGTTTTACCGCAACGAACCTGTATTTCTGGTCCGCGACCGGGTCAGCGGTATATAG
- a CDS encoding glycosyltransferase family 2 protein, whose translation MILGQKLVVVLPAYNASQTLKRTYDEIPFDIVDEVVLVDDASKDDTSEQARAIGIRHVLRHEKNRGYGGNQKTCYKKALDLNADIVIMLHPDYQYTPRLIHSMAYIIANGVYPVVLGSRILGKGALRGGMPVYKYIFNRFLTFTQNLLVGQKLSEYHTGYRAFSVKVIRAIAIEENSDDFVFDNQMLSQIIYKGFEIAEVTCPTKYFEEASSINFSRSMKYGIGCLSVSLKHRLNKWGVMKSSIYR comes from the coding sequence ATGATCCTGGGTCAGAAACTTGTGGTGGTGCTGCCGGCTTACAATGCTTCGCAAACGCTAAAACGCACCTATGATGAGATTCCCTTTGATATTGTGGATGAAGTAGTACTGGTGGACGATGCCAGCAAGGACGACACTTCAGAACAGGCCAGGGCCATTGGCATCCGGCATGTGCTCAGGCACGAAAAGAACCGGGGATATGGTGGTAATCAAAAGACGTGTTACAAGAAGGCTCTTGATCTTAACGCGGATATTGTAATAATGTTGCATCCCGACTATCAATATACTCCCAGGCTCATCCATTCCATGGCGTACATCATTGCCAATGGTGTTTACCCCGTGGTGCTGGGTTCCAGGATATTAGGCAAGGGGGCACTGCGCGGCGGGATGCCGGTGTATAAATACATTTTTAACCGTTTTCTTACGTTTACTCAGAATCTGCTGGTAGGACAGAAACTATCAGAGTACCACACCGGTTACAGGGCATTTTCTGTGAAAGTGATCCGGGCTATCGCCATCGAGGAAAACAGTGACGACTTTGTATTTGACAATCAAATGTTGTCGCAAATCATCTATAAGGGGTTTGAAATCGCGGAAGTAACCTGCCCCACTAAGTATTTCGAAGAAGCTTCCTCTATCAATTTTTCAAGAAGCATGAAGTATGGGATCGGATGCCTCTCTGTTTCATTAAAACACCGGTTGAATAAATGGGGAGTAATGAAGTCCTCTATATACCGCTGA
- a CDS encoding glycosyltransferase, whose product MIWEEIVFWSLAGALAHSYLVFPLAVRLLAHYKKTAVLPEKPLPTVSVLVAAYNEASVICEKLQSVLDQDYPSEKIEILVGSDASTDSTNEQVEALSRRDARIQLKIFPQRTGKIGIINDLAALSTREILVITDANVLFEKSTLKEMLRHYADDRTGLVDTNMMHRDVGNRGIAKQEHTYIRTEVGTKNAEGKLWGCMMGPFGGCYSVRRELFSPVPPRFLVDDFYVNMKVLQKGYKCINEKNAMVFEDVSYSLKEEFRRKIRIATGNFQNMFRFSGMLFRFDAVSFCFFSHKILRWLGPWLMLVMLFQNIYLLQVLCECTSAVYRYTLWAGAGILALPLLDLACSMVGLNIKIFRFATHFLSMNLALFIGTFRFLRGVRTSVWQPTRRHQ is encoded by the coding sequence ATGATCTGGGAAGAAATCGTATTCTGGAGTTTAGCAGGAGCGCTCGCACATTCCTACCTCGTATTTCCTTTGGCCGTTCGCTTGCTAGCTCATTATAAGAAAACCGCCGTCCTCCCTGAAAAACCCCTTCCTACCGTTTCCGTTCTTGTGGCCGCATACAACGAAGCTTCCGTTATCTGTGAAAAACTTCAAAGTGTTCTTGACCAGGATTATCCTTCGGAAAAAATTGAAATACTGGTTGGTTCCGACGCGTCCACGGACAGTACCAACGAACAGGTAGAAGCACTTTCCCGGCGCGATGCACGTATTCAGTTGAAAATATTTCCGCAACGAACTGGCAAGATCGGTATCATCAATGATTTGGCAGCCCTTAGCACCCGTGAGATTCTTGTAATTACGGATGCGAACGTTCTTTTTGAGAAAAGCACACTAAAAGAAATGCTCCGTCATTATGCCGATGACCGTACAGGACTGGTGGACACCAACATGATGCATCGCGATGTTGGAAACCGCGGAATCGCGAAACAGGAACACACCTATATCCGAACAGAAGTGGGAACAAAAAATGCAGAAGGAAAACTCTGGGGTTGTATGATGGGTCCGTTCGGAGGATGTTATTCCGTACGAAGGGAGCTTTTTAGTCCTGTACCCCCACGCTTCCTGGTAGATGACTTTTATGTAAACATGAAAGTCCTCCAAAAAGGATACAAATGCATTAACGAAAAGAATGCCATGGTCTTTGAAGATGTTTCCTACAGCCTGAAAGAAGAGTTCAGACGAAAGATCCGAATTGCTACCGGAAACTTCCAGAATATGTTCAGGTTTTCCGGGATGCTCTTTCGTTTCGATGCTGTTTCTTTTTGCTTTTTTTCCCACAAGATTCTACGCTGGCTGGGGCCCTGGCTGATGCTGGTGATGCTTTTTCAGAATATTTACCTGCTACAGGTGCTTTGTGAATGCACGAGCGCTGTTTACCGGTACACACTATGGGCCGGAGCCGGGATATTGGCACTTCCTCTCCTGGACCTCGCTTGCAGCATGGTAGGGCTGAACATAAAAATCTTCCGGTTTGCTACGCATTTCCTCTCAATGAATCTGGCGCTTTTTATCGGCACGTTTCGGTTTCTGAGAGGGGTTCGGACCTCCGTTTGGCAGCCTACCCGCCGGCATCAGTGA
- a CDS encoding LptF/LptG family permease, whose translation MNTLTRYTISAYLGPFVLTFFISLFVLFMQFLWKWFEDFVGKGIDVFTLTEVVFYVSLTLVPMALPLAILLSSLMTFGNLGEHYELVALKSAGLSLGRIMRPLTVFILGVCCLAFVFSNNILPFASLKGWTIVHSIAETKPAMNLKPGAFYSGILGYVIRIEGKSDDGNILKGITIYDHTQGMGNTRVTTAESGSMQISDDKKHLIVTLKNGHSADEMVNQNTEISHPYTRTHFMEQRVRIDLRGFELKRMDEDILSSNYDMLNIGQIEDELDSLKRDRAEAGAFFMNRVNNKFFRQGPPHKTVQRPVSPFKPSAVLPLPNPEMEIKMAPPANDRQKQLLVLERAIQSARASKTDVESYMQEKENLIQPEVSLKLVWHKKFTLSFACLVLFFIGAPLGAIIRKGGLGMPAVVSILLFILYYILSITGEKFAKELIISPFFGAWAAPFILLPLGVFLSWKATTDSTLFDANAYLEPVAKLFKRRRR comes from the coding sequence TTGAACACGCTGACTCGATATACGATCTCCGCCTACCTTGGTCCGTTCGTACTCACATTTTTCATTTCGCTGTTTGTGCTTTTCATGCAATTTCTCTGGAAATGGTTCGAGGATTTTGTTGGAAAAGGGATTGACGTCTTCACCCTGACCGAGGTGGTGTTCTATGTTTCACTCACATTAGTGCCAATGGCTCTGCCGCTCGCGATTCTACTCTCTTCGCTGATGACCTTCGGGAACCTGGGAGAACATTATGAACTCGTTGCTTTAAAATCTGCAGGATTATCGTTGGGGAGAATTATGCGTCCGCTCACCGTTTTTATTCTGGGTGTTTGCTGCCTGGCATTTGTATTCAGCAACAACATCCTTCCGTTCGCCAGCCTGAAAGGATGGACCATTGTACACAGCATCGCTGAAACCAAGCCAGCCATGAATCTGAAACCCGGCGCCTTTTATTCCGGTATTCTGGGATATGTAATACGTATCGAAGGTAAATCCGATGACGGCAATATATTAAAAGGTATCACGATTTACGATCATACACAGGGCATGGGCAACACACGTGTGACTACAGCAGAGTCCGGCTCCATGCAAATCAGCGACGACAAAAAGCATCTGATTGTAACCCTCAAAAACGGGCACTCCGCAGATGAAATGGTAAATCAGAATACCGAAATCTCCCATCCCTATACCCGCACGCATTTTATGGAGCAACGGGTGCGAATTGATCTAAGAGGCTTCGAACTGAAGCGGATGGATGAGGACATCCTGAGTTCCAACTATGATATGCTGAACATTGGCCAGATTGAGGATGAACTGGACTCCTTAAAACGCGACCGCGCGGAAGCAGGTGCTTTCTTCATGAACAGAGTTAATAATAAATTCTTCAGGCAAGGTCCTCCTCACAAAACCGTGCAGCGACCAGTAAGTCCGTTCAAACCATCTGCCGTGTTGCCCCTTCCCAATCCGGAAATGGAAATCAAAATGGCTCCTCCGGCGAACGATCGCCAGAAGCAGCTTCTCGTTCTGGAGCGAGCCATTCAAAGCGCCCGTGCTTCTAAAACCGACGTTGAGAGCTATATGCAGGAAAAGGAAAACCTCATTCAACCGGAGGTTAGCCTGAAACTGGTCTGGCATAAAAAATTCACCTTATCCTTTGCTTGTCTTGTTTTGTTTTTCATCGGAGCGCCGCTCGGTGCGATCATCCGTAAGGGAGGACTGGGAATGCCTGCAGTAGTCTCCATCCTTTTATTCATTCTATATTATATTCTCAGTATCACTGGTGAAAAGTTTGCGAAAGAGCTGATCATTTCTCCCTTTTTTGGTGCCTGGGCAGCCCCCTTCATCCTGCTTCCTCTCGGTGTGTTTCTTTCCTGGAAGGCGACGACCGACTCCACCCTTTTCGACGCGAACGCTTATCTGGAACCCGTCGCTAAATTATTCAAACGGAGACGCAGATGA
- a CDS encoding translation initiation factor produces MMKKKKSRDGGLVYSTNPDFVPSGEEEQAEYSSALPSQQSLRIYLDRIGGGKLISRITGFQMPDEAMDELARELKQKCGVGGNVKNGDILIQGDHREKLEKMLREKGFPVKKAGG; encoded by the coding sequence ATGATGAAGAAGAAGAAAAGCAGAGACGGAGGGTTAGTGTATTCCACAAACCCTGACTTTGTGCCTTCAGGGGAGGAAGAACAGGCGGAGTATAGCTCTGCTCTGCCCTCGCAGCAATCGTTACGAATTTATCTGGACCGCATTGGCGGGGGGAAACTGATATCCCGGATCACCGGTTTTCAGATGCCAGACGAGGCCATGGATGAATTGGCACGTGAGCTCAAACAGAAATGCGGAGTTGGCGGCAATGTCAAGAACGGTGATATACTTATTCAGGGGGATCACCGTGAAAAACTTGAGAAAATGCTGAGAGAAAAGGGCTTCCCTGTAAAAAAAGCAGGAGGATGA
- a CDS encoding glycosyltransferase: MRILQLTNKFPYPPRDGGAIATLNISKALARQGHGVTVLAMNTTKHFFNPMDLPEKLSEEILFHSVKIDNDISSFQALKSLVMNRSYNVQRFLSRAYTEKLRELLRNNGPFDVVQLEGIYLAPYISIIRENSNALISLRAHNIEHLIWERRARNEHTIFRRSYLTLLARQLRRFETEQLKNIDVLVPISPVDELGFRNLGFTGPVHMCPASFDEQEFCSTHQPPSHKNIFFLGALDWAPNLEGLRWFIREVWRKVIAYHPDLLLHIAGRNMPEEIKFLHAPNVNVLGEVEDAVHFMSLHNMMIVPLFSGSGMRVKIVEGMALGKVIITTPVGAEGIRAQNGTHFLVADDADSFAKAILRCLGDETLCRELSAQASRFAHAHFGNMATTAQLTAFYQKQRKS; the protein is encoded by the coding sequence ATGAGGATACTGCAGCTCACCAATAAATTTCCGTATCCACCCAGGGATGGGGGTGCCATTGCCACCCTGAACATTTCCAAAGCACTCGCGCGGCAAGGGCATGGCGTTACGGTTCTGGCGATGAATACCACGAAGCATTTCTTCAACCCGATGGATCTCCCGGAAAAACTCTCCGAAGAGATTCTTTTTCATTCGGTGAAGATTGACAATGATATCAGCAGCTTCCAGGCATTGAAATCATTAGTAATGAACCGTTCGTACAATGTGCAGCGATTCCTCTCACGGGCATATACAGAGAAATTACGGGAACTATTACGGAACAATGGTCCGTTTGATGTGGTTCAGCTGGAAGGGATTTATCTTGCCCCCTATATTTCTATTATCCGGGAGAATTCAAATGCACTGATCAGTCTCAGGGCACACAACATTGAGCATCTGATCTGGGAGCGGCGGGCGCGCAACGAACACACCATTTTCCGGCGGAGTTACTTAACACTGCTTGCCCGGCAATTGCGCCGCTTTGAAACCGAACAATTGAAGAATATTGATGTGCTGGTACCCATTTCACCTGTCGACGAGCTTGGTTTCAGGAATCTTGGCTTCACCGGTCCGGTGCATATGTGCCCTGCCTCTTTTGATGAGCAGGAATTCTGTTCTACCCATCAGCCTCCGTCACATAAAAACATATTTTTTCTGGGCGCGTTAGACTGGGCTCCCAACCTCGAAGGCCTCCGTTGGTTTATCAGGGAAGTATGGAGGAAAGTAATCGCCTATCACCCGGATCTCCTGCTTCATATCGCAGGAAGAAATATGCCGGAGGAAATCAAGTTTCTCCATGCACCCAATGTGAATGTACTGGGAGAGGTGGAGGATGCAGTACACTTCATGAGCTTGCACAACATGATGATCGTACCGCTCTTTTCCGGAAGTGGAATGCGTGTAAAGATTGTGGAGGGAATGGCACTTGGAAAAGTGATAATTACCACTCCGGTTGGTGCCGAGGGAATAAGGGCACAAAACGGCACGCACTTCCTGGTGGCGGATGATGCAGATTCATTCGCAAAAGCCATTCTCCGGTGCCTGGGCGACGAAACGCTTTGCCGGGAACTTTCCGCTCAGGCTTCCCGCTTTGCCCATGCGCATTTCGGCAATATGGCCACCACGGCGCAGCTGACAGCATTTTATCAAAAACAGCGGAAATCATGA